DNA from Candidatus Margulisiibacteriota bacterium:
TTTTCTCCTTTTTTTGAGCTTAATGATTTTTCCAACAGATTAATAATAGCTTCAATCCTCTGTTTTTTTATCAGCAATAATTTTTTTTGTTCCTGCAAAGCCTTTTTCCTGTCAAAGTTAGGATTGTTTAATATTTGTTTTATATTTTGCAAACTGAATCCCAGCTCTTTGTAAAACATGATCTGTTGAAGTTTTTCCAGATCATTGTCGGAATACAATCTGTAGCCTGACTTTGTACTGTCCGCTGCTTTCAGTAGTCCTATCTGGTCATAATAGTGCAATGAACGCACGCTTATACCTGCCAATATTGCCAATTCTTTAACTTTATATGCCATAATTTGTGCCTTTAATAGTATCATAAACTATTACGTTACGTTAGAGTCAATCAAAATAAACTATTATGTTTTTAATGCTTAAATTTGTTATAATAAGCAGTCAGATTCTTATCAGATAAGATCAGGCTTGGAAAAGGGGTAATTATTATGGAATATCAAACTAGGGATGACATAAAAAAACATGTTGATAATGCTGCGGATATATCAGAGGTAGAAACTGAATGTCTATTGGCCATTCAAAAACAAAATATTGATACTGAAGTTATTTTAAAGAAGGATATTGAGTCCATAAACATGGTCCAGAACGAATTGCTCAGACGGCTCATGAAAGAATCATTTGAACAGTCTAAAGAATCTTCCCTTTTGGCTTTAAGGATTGCCTTGATGTCCTTTATTATTTCTCTGATTGTACTTGGTCTATTAATAGTTAATATTATTCAGCATTAGACAAAATTACTGGATAAATTCGATTTCAATACCATTGGGGTCCTCAATAAAAAACATTTTCGGACCGCGTTCGGGCTGCAGGAATTCCCGGGTGATTTT
Protein-coding regions in this window:
- a CDS encoding MerR family transcriptional regulator, whose translation is MAYKVKELAILAGISVRSLHYYDQIGLLKAADSTKSGYRLYSDNDLEKLQQIMFYKELGFSLQNIKQILNNPNFDRKKALQEQKKLLLIKKQRIEAIINLLEKSLSSKKGE